The following proteins are co-located in the Doryrhamphus excisus isolate RoL2022-K1 chromosome 15, RoL_Dexc_1.0, whole genome shotgun sequence genome:
- the LOC131103352 gene encoding ceramide synthase-like isoform X7 has translation MLALMAAGGVFFPGLFLLSRLGLRVLMGWTEADATIVSVRGVSSLQAAMASAAGCVIASSCQDVMEDKHWLTEAYVSFAAPYFVYDVYAMFLCHRQRGGVQVATFVRREMLMVLHHAFMVLFCLPASLVTMATTLHSPANHRATVCVCVCAPGVEAGPRGLLPGRPVAGRAQHAVSLRPQLEKEHTLLYKVNGVLTLLVFFACRVALFPYLYLTYSR, from the exons ATGCTGGCCCTCATGGCTGCAGGCGGTGTCTTCTTCCCGGGACTGTTCCTGCTGTCCAGGCTGGGTCTGAGGGTCCTGATGGGCTGGACTGAGGCCGACGCCACCATCGTGTCAGTGcg CGGTGTGTCGTCCCTGCAGGCCGCCATGGCGTCGGCGGCAGGATGTGTCATCGCCTCGTCTTGCCAGGACGTCATGGAGGACAA GCACTGGCTGACGGAGGCCTACGTCAGCTTCGCCGCGCCATACTTCGTCTACGATGTGTACGCCATGTTCCTGTGCCACCGCCAGCGGGGGGGCGTGCAAGTGGCGACCTTCGTGCGCAGGGAGATGCTGATGGTGCTGCATCACGCCTTCATGGTGCTCTTCTGCCTGCCCGCCTCCCTGGTAACTATGGCAACCACCCTCCACtcacctgccaatcacagggccacagtgtgtgtgtgtgtgtgcgcgccaggtgtggaggcggggccaagGGGATTACTTCCAGGGCGTCCTGTTGCTGGCCGAGCTCAGCACGCCGTTT ctctcCGCCCCcagctggagaaggagcacaCGCTGCTGTACAAGGTCAACGGCGTGCTGACGCTGCTCGTCTTCTTCGCCTGCCGGGTGGCGCTCTTCCCTTACTTGTACCTGACCTACAGCAGGTGA
- the nlk1 gene encoding nemo-like kinase, type 1, with translation MAFHGAGRQTVCGDLFSASDLGHKYFYVNSACVAPSAGLGATPCVSGHPAPAGTPRHPTALAGSTGGGAAVPQPYSNPASEVPSPAEMEPDRPIGYGAFGVVWSVTDPRDGRKVALKKMPNVFQNLVSCKRVFRELRMLCFFKHDNVLSALDILQPPQIDCFEEIYVITELMQSDLHKVIVSPQPLTTDHIKVFLYQILRGLKYLHSAGILHRDIKPGNLLVNSNCLLKICDFGLARVEEPDPSRHMTQEVVTQYYRAPEVLMGCRHYGSAIDVWSVGCIFAELLGRRILFQAQSPIQQLDLITDLLGTPPLSALASACEGARAHILRGPHKPPSLSVLYMLSDGATHEAVHLLCRMLVFDPAKRISGGDALSHPYLDEGRLRYHTCMCQCCYSVPSGRVYTRDFEPAAERPFSHSYENSLLSVWQGKELIHRFITEHQQGKRVPLCINPQSAAFKTFIRSTAWHSSKVSRKEER, from the exons ATGGCCTTTCACGGCGCAGGCCGTCAGACGGTTTGTGGCGACTTGTTCTCGGCCTCCGACTTGGGCCACAAGTACTTTTACGTCAACTCGGCGTGCGTGGCCCCCTCCGCGGGCCTCGGCGCCACCCCGTGCGTGAGCGGACACCCTGCCCCGGCCGGGACCCCGAGACACCCCACCGCTCTGGCGGGGAGCACCGGCGGTGGAGCCGCCGTGCCTCAACCGTACAGCAACCCGGCTAGCGAGGTGCCCAGCCCGGCGGAGATGGAGCCCGACCGGCCCATCGGCTATGGCGCCTTTGGTGTGGTGTG GTCGGTGACGGACCCTCGCGATGGACGCAAGGTGGCGCTGAAGAAGATGCCCAACGTCTTCCAGAACCTGGTGTCGTGTAAAAGAGTGTTCCGGGAACTTCGCATGTTGTGCTTCTTCAAACACGACAAT GTCTTGTCGGCGTTGGACATCCTGCAGCCGCCACAGATAGACTGCTTTGAGGAGAT ATATGTGATCACGGAGCTGATGCAGAGCGACCTTCACAAGGTCATCGTGTCTCCTCAGCCGCTGACCACCGACCACATCAAAGTCTTCCTCTATCAGATCCTGCGAG GCCTCAAGTACCTTCACTCCGCCGGGATCCTCCACCGCGACATCAAGCCTGGAAACCTGCTGGTCAACAGCAACTGCCTGCTCAAG ATTTGCGACTTTGGGCTGGCCCGGGTGGAGGAGCCCGACCCCTCGCGTCACATGACGCAGGAAGTGGTGACGCAGTACTACAGGGCGCCTGAGGTGCTGATGGGCTGCCGCCATTATGGTTCCGCCATCGACGTGTGGTCGGTGGGCTGCATCTTCGCTGAGCTGCTGGGGCGCCGCATCCTCTTCCAGGCTCAGAGCCCCATCCAGCAG CTGGATCTGATCACAGACCTGCTGGGAACGCCGCCGCTGTCCGCGCTGGCGTCCGCCTGCGAGGGGGCCAGGGCCCACATCCTGCGTGGGCCGCACAAGCCG CCGTCGTTGTCGGTGCTGTACATGCTGTCCGACGGCGCCACGCACGAGGCCGTGCATCTGCTCTGCCGCATGCTCGTCTTTGACCCG GCCAAGCGTATTTCTGGCGGCGACGCGCTGTCTCACCCGTACCTGGACGAGGGCCGCCTGCGCTACCACACGTGCATGTGCCAGTGCTGCTACTCCGTGCCCAGCGGACGCGTCTACACACGGGACTTTGAGCCGGCGGCCGAGCGTCCGTTCAGCCACAGCTACGAGAACAGCCTGCTGTCCGTGTGGCAGGGCAAAG AGCTCATCCATCGCTTCATCACGGAGCACCAGCAGGGCAAGCGGGTGCCGCTGTGCATCAACCCTCAGAGCGCCGCCTTCAAGACCTTCATCAG GTCCACCGCCTGGCACTCGTCCAAGGTGTCCCGCAAGGAGGAGAGATGA
- the LOC131103352 gene encoding uncharacterized protein LOC131103352 isoform X9: protein MCHRLVLPGRHGGQALADGGLRQLRRAILRLRCVRHVPVPPPAGGRASGDLRAQGDADGAASRLHGALLPARLPGVEAGPRGLLPGRPVAGRAQHAVCESGQSSDAAGEGAHAAVQGQRRADAARLLRLPGGALPLLVPDLQQVRVRVRWAGGAGGAVAVQPGRRPAVAPAALLDGAHVQAGAPPPHGTLARQGQEDTVKGNLLFWSP from the exons ATGTGTCATCGCCTCGTCTTGCCAGGACGTCATGGAGGACAA GCACTGGCTGACGGAGGCCTACGTCAGCTTCGCCGCGCCATACTTCGTCTACGATGTGTACGCCATGTTCCTGTGCCACCGCCAGCGGGGGGGCGTGCAAGTGGCGACCTTCGTGCGCAGGGAGATGCTGATGGTGCTGCATCACGCCTTCATGGTGCTCTTCTGCCTGCCCGCCTCCCTG gtgtggaggcggggccaagGGGATTACTTCCAGGGCGTCCTGTTGCTGGCCGAGCTCAGCACGCCGTTTGTGAGTCTGGCCAAAGTTCTGACGCAG ctggagaaggagcacaCGCTGCTGTACAAGGTCAACGGCGTGCTGACGCTGCTCGTCTTCTTCGCCTGCCGGGTGGCGCTCTTCCCTTACTTGTACCTGACCTACAGCAG GTACGCGTCCGTGTCCGTTgggcgggcggtgctggaggcGCCGTGGCAGTGCAACCTGGGCGCCGCCCTGCTGTGGCCCCTGCAGCTCTACTGGATGGCGCTCATGTGCAGGCGGGCGCTCCGCCTCCTCACGGGACGCTCGCACGCCAAGGTCAAGAAGACACTGTGAAGGGCAACCTTTTATTTTG GTCACCTTGA
- the LOC131103352 gene encoding uncharacterized protein LOC131103352 isoform X8, producing MSKCCEYFLVGGLCGLMGVPNKAAICSPQALADGGLRQLRRAILRLRCVRHVPVPPPAGGRASGDLRAQGDADGAASRLHGALLPARLPGVEAGPRGLLPGRPVAGRAQHAVSLRPQLEKEHTLLYKVNGVLTLLVFFACRVALFPYLYLTYSRYASVSVGRAVLEAPWQCNLGAALLWPLQLYWMALMCRRALRLLTGRSHAKVKKTL from the exons ATGTCCAAGTGCTGCGAGTACTTCCTGGTTGGTGGTCTCTGCGGCCTGATGGGCGTTCCTAATAAAGCGGCCATCTGCTCCCCCCAGGCACTGGCTGACGGAGGCCTACGTCAGCTTCGCCGCGCCATACTTCGTCTACGATGTGTACGCCATGTTCCTGTGCCACCGCCAGCGGGGGGGCGTGCAAGTGGCGACCTTCGTGCGCAGGGAGATGCTGATGGTGCTGCATCACGCCTTCATGGTGCTCTTCTGCCTGCCCGCCTCCCTG gtgtggaggcggggccaagGGGATTACTTCCAGGGCGTCCTGTTGCTGGCCGAGCTCAGCACGCCGTTT ctctcCGCCCCcagctggagaaggagcacaCGCTGCTGTACAAGGTCAACGGCGTGCTGACGCTGCTCGTCTTCTTCGCCTGCCGGGTGGCGCTCTTCCCTTACTTGTACCTGACCTACAGCAG GTACGCGTCCGTGTCCGTTgggcgggcggtgctggaggcGCCGTGGCAGTGCAACCTGGGCGCCGCCCTGCTGTGGCCCCTGCAGCTCTACTGGATGGCGCTCATGTGCAGGCGGGCGCTCCGCCTCCTCACGGGACGCTCGCACGCCAAGGTCAAGAAGACACTGTGA
- the LOC131103352 gene encoding ceramide synthase-like isoform X3, whose translation MLALMAAGGVFFPGLFLLSRLGLRVLMGWTEADATIVSVRGVSSLQAAMASAAGCVIASSCQDVMEDKHWLTEAYVSFAAPYFVYDVYAMFLCHRQRGGVQVATFVRREMLMVLHHAFMVLFCLPASLVTMATTLHSPANHRATVCVCVCAPGVEAGPRGLLPGRPVAGRAQHAVSLRPQLEKEHTLLYKVNGVLTLLVFFACRVALFPYLYLTYSRYASVSVGRAVLEAPWQCNLGAALLWPLQLYWMALMCRRALRLLTGRSHAKVKKTL comes from the exons ATGCTGGCCCTCATGGCTGCAGGCGGTGTCTTCTTCCCGGGACTGTTCCTGCTGTCCAGGCTGGGTCTGAGGGTCCTGATGGGCTGGACTGAGGCCGACGCCACCATCGTGTCAGTGcg CGGTGTGTCGTCCCTGCAGGCCGCCATGGCGTCGGCGGCAGGATGTGTCATCGCCTCGTCTTGCCAGGACGTCATGGAGGACAA GCACTGGCTGACGGAGGCCTACGTCAGCTTCGCCGCGCCATACTTCGTCTACGATGTGTACGCCATGTTCCTGTGCCACCGCCAGCGGGGGGGCGTGCAAGTGGCGACCTTCGTGCGCAGGGAGATGCTGATGGTGCTGCATCACGCCTTCATGGTGCTCTTCTGCCTGCCCGCCTCCCTGGTAACTATGGCAACCACCCTCCACtcacctgccaatcacagggccacagtgtgtgtgtgtgtgtgcgcgccaggtgtggaggcggggccaagGGGATTACTTCCAGGGCGTCCTGTTGCTGGCCGAGCTCAGCACGCCGTTT ctctcCGCCCCcagctggagaaggagcacaCGCTGCTGTACAAGGTCAACGGCGTGCTGACGCTGCTCGTCTTCTTCGCCTGCCGGGTGGCGCTCTTCCCTTACTTGTACCTGACCTACAGCAG GTACGCGTCCGTGTCCGTTgggcgggcggtgctggaggcGCCGTGGCAGTGCAACCTGGGCGCCGCCCTGCTGTGGCCCCTGCAGCTCTACTGGATGGCGCTCATGTGCAGGCGGGCGCTCCGCCTCCTCACGGGACGCTCGCACGCCAAGGTCAAGAAGACACTGTGA
- the amdhd2 gene encoding N-acetylglucosamine-6-phosphate deacetylase yields MTVVVSDRVLAPVYRRAAANCKMPSNKSVSDAPITQLVNCRILRDHRLQREDLWVREGKILDPEKLFFDEKAYADEQVDCHGGIVAPGFIDVQINGGYGVDFSRASDDVGAGVALVAQKVLEHGVTSFCPTLVTSPTDVYRKVLPGVKVDDGGGHGAGVLGVHLEGPFISVEKKGAHPERFLRTFRSGDLADLTQVYGSLDNVAMVTLAPELEGSLSAVRELRRRGVTVSLGHSVANLSQAEEAVRHGASFITHLFNAMLPFHHRDPGIVGLLTSDRIPEGRSVFYGMIADGIHTHPAALRIAHRAHPAGLVLVTDAIAAMGLPPGRHTLGQQVIQIQGLHACLEGTQTLSGSIATMDMCVRHFKHASGCSVEEALEAASLHPAQLLGISHHKGTLDFGSHADVVLLDESLDVRATFIGGQEVWRKKPRKKTDL; encoded by the exons ATGACCGTAGTCGTTTCCGATAGAGTCCTCGCGCCTGTTTATCGACGAGCAGCAGCCAAC TGCAAGATGCCGTCCAACAAGTCCGTGTCGGACGCCCCCATCACTCAGCTGGTCAACTGCCGGATCCTCAGGGACCACCGACTGCAGAG ggAGGACCTGTGGGTGCGTGAAGGGAAGATCCTGGATCCCGAGAAGCTGTTCTTTGATGAGAAGGCGTACGCTGACGAGCAGGTCGACTGTCATGGCGGCATCGTGGCTCCGGGCTTCATCGACGTCCAGATCAACG GAGGTTACGGCGTCGACTTCTCTCGGGCCTCTGATGACGTCGGCGCCGGCGTGGCTTTGGTGGCCCAGAAGGTTCTGGAGCACGGCGTCACGTCCTTCTGCCCCACGCTGGTCACGTCCCCCACGGATGTCTACCGCAAG GTCCTGCCCGGGGTCAAGGTGGACGATGGCGGTGGGCACGGTGCGGGCGTACTAG GGGTCCACCTGGAGGGTCCCTTCATCAGCGTGGAGAAGAAGGGCGCCCATCCCGAGCGCTTCCTGCGAACCTTCCGCTCCGGGGACCTGGCGGACCTGACCCAGGTCTACGGCAGCCTGGACAACGTCGCCATGGTGACGCTGGCCCCCGAGCTGGAGGGCAGCCTATCGGCGGTGAGGGAGCTCCGCCGTAGGGGCGTGACCGTGTCGCTCG GACATTCCGTGGCCAACCTGTCCCAAGCGGAGGAGGCGGTCCGGCACGGCGCCTCCTTCATCACCCACCTCTTCAACGCCATGCTGCCC TTCCACCATCGAGACCCGGGCATCGTGGGCCTGCTGACCAGCGACCGGATCCCCGAGGGAAGGAGCGTGTTTTACGGGATGATCGCTGACGGGATCCACACGCATCCCGCCGCGCTGCGCATCGCCCACCGCGCTCACCCGGCAG GTTTGGTGTTGGTGACGGACGCCATCGCCGCCATGGGCCTTCCTCCGGGCCGCCACACGCTGGGCCAGCAGGTCATCCAGATCCAGGGTCTGCACGCCTGCCTGGAAG GCACGCAGACGCTGAGCGGCAGCATCGCCACCATGGACATGTGTGTGCGCCACTTCAAACACGCCTCAG gctgcAGTGTGGAAGAAGCTTTAGAAGCAGCATCGCTTCATCCTGCTCAACTCTTAGGAATCAGCCACCACAAAGGAACCCTGGACTTTGGCTCCCACGCAG ACGTGGTGTTGCTGGACGAGTCTTTGGACGTGAGGGCCACATTCAtcggcggacaggaagtgtggaGGAAGAAACCACGGAAGAagactgacctctga
- the LOC131103352 gene encoding uncharacterized protein LOC131103352 isoform X4, which yields MLALMAAGGVFFPGLFLLSRLGLRVLMGWTEADATIVSVRHWLTEAYVSFAAPYFVYDVYAMFLCHRQRGGVQVATFVRREMLMVLHHAFMVLFCLPASLVTMATTLHSPANHRATVCVCVCAPGVEAGPRGLLPGRPVAGRAQHAVCESGQSSDAAGEGAHAAVQGQRRADAARLLRLPGGALPLLVPDLQQVRVRVRWAGGAGGAVAVQPGRRPAVAPAALLDGAHVQAGAPPPHGTLARQGQEDTVKGNLLFWSP from the exons ATGCTGGCCCTCATGGCTGCAGGCGGTGTCTTCTTCCCGGGACTGTTCCTGCTGTCCAGGCTGGGTCTGAGGGTCCTGATGGGCTGGACTGAGGCCGACGCCACCATCGTGTCAGTGcg GCACTGGCTGACGGAGGCCTACGTCAGCTTCGCCGCGCCATACTTCGTCTACGATGTGTACGCCATGTTCCTGTGCCACCGCCAGCGGGGGGGCGTGCAAGTGGCGACCTTCGTGCGCAGGGAGATGCTGATGGTGCTGCATCACGCCTTCATGGTGCTCTTCTGCCTGCCCGCCTCCCTGGTAACTATGGCAACCACCCTCCACtcacctgccaatcacagggccacagtgtgtgtgtgtgtgtgcgcgccaggtgtggaggcggggccaagGGGATTACTTCCAGGGCGTCCTGTTGCTGGCCGAGCTCAGCACGCCGTTTGTGAGTCTGGCCAAAGTTCTGACGCAG ctggagaaggagcacaCGCTGCTGTACAAGGTCAACGGCGTGCTGACGCTGCTCGTCTTCTTCGCCTGCCGGGTGGCGCTCTTCCCTTACTTGTACCTGACCTACAGCAG GTACGCGTCCGTGTCCGTTgggcgggcggtgctggaggcGCCGTGGCAGTGCAACCTGGGCGCCGCCCTGCTGTGGCCCCTGCAGCTCTACTGGATGGCGCTCATGTGCAGGCGGGCGCTCCGCCTCCTCACGGGACGCTCGCACGCCAAGGTCAAGAAGACACTGTGAAGGGCAACCTTTTATTTTG GTCACCTTGA
- the LOC131103352 gene encoding uncharacterized protein LOC131103352 isoform X6: MSKCCEYFLVGGLCGLMGVPNKAAICSPQALADGGLRQLRRAILRLRCVRHVPVPPPAGGRASGDLRAQGDADGAASRLHGALLPARLPGVEAGPRGLLPGRPVAGRAQHAVCESGQSSDAAGEGAHAAVQGQRRADAARLLRLPGGALPLLVPDLQQVRVRVRWAGGAGGAVAVQPGRRPAVAPAALLDGAHVQAGAPPPHGTLARQGQEDTVKGNLLFWSP, translated from the exons ATGTCCAAGTGCTGCGAGTACTTCCTGGTTGGTGGTCTCTGCGGCCTGATGGGCGTTCCTAATAAAGCGGCCATCTGCTCCCCCCAGGCACTGGCTGACGGAGGCCTACGTCAGCTTCGCCGCGCCATACTTCGTCTACGATGTGTACGCCATGTTCCTGTGCCACCGCCAGCGGGGGGGCGTGCAAGTGGCGACCTTCGTGCGCAGGGAGATGCTGATGGTGCTGCATCACGCCTTCATGGTGCTCTTCTGCCTGCCCGCCTCCCTG gtgtggaggcggggccaagGGGATTACTTCCAGGGCGTCCTGTTGCTGGCCGAGCTCAGCACGCCGTTTGTGAGTCTGGCCAAAGTTCTGACGCAG ctggagaaggagcacaCGCTGCTGTACAAGGTCAACGGCGTGCTGACGCTGCTCGTCTTCTTCGCCTGCCGGGTGGCGCTCTTCCCTTACTTGTACCTGACCTACAGCAG GTACGCGTCCGTGTCCGTTgggcgggcggtgctggaggcGCCGTGGCAGTGCAACCTGGGCGCCGCCCTGCTGTGGCCCCTGCAGCTCTACTGGATGGCGCTCATGTGCAGGCGGGCGCTCCGCCTCCTCACGGGACGCTCGCACGCCAAGGTCAAGAAGACACTGTGAAGGGCAACCTTTTATTTTG GTCACCTTGA
- the LOC131103352 gene encoding ceramide synthase-like isoform X2, producing MLALMAAGGVFFPGLFLLSRLGLRVLMGWTEADATIVSVRGVSSLQAAMASAAGCVIASSCQDVMEDKHWLTEAYVSFAAPYFVYDVYAMFLCHRQRGGVQVATFVRREMLMVLHHAFMVLFCLPASLVTMATTLHSPANHRATVCVCVCAPGVEAGPRGLLPGRPVAGRAQHAVCESGQSSDAALRPQLEKEHTLLYKVNGVLTLLVFFACRVALFPYLYLTYSRYASVSVGRAVLEAPWQCNLGAALLWPLQLYWMALMCRRALRLLTGRSHAKVKKTL from the exons ATGCTGGCCCTCATGGCTGCAGGCGGTGTCTTCTTCCCGGGACTGTTCCTGCTGTCCAGGCTGGGTCTGAGGGTCCTGATGGGCTGGACTGAGGCCGACGCCACCATCGTGTCAGTGcg CGGTGTGTCGTCCCTGCAGGCCGCCATGGCGTCGGCGGCAGGATGTGTCATCGCCTCGTCTTGCCAGGACGTCATGGAGGACAA GCACTGGCTGACGGAGGCCTACGTCAGCTTCGCCGCGCCATACTTCGTCTACGATGTGTACGCCATGTTCCTGTGCCACCGCCAGCGGGGGGGCGTGCAAGTGGCGACCTTCGTGCGCAGGGAGATGCTGATGGTGCTGCATCACGCCTTCATGGTGCTCTTCTGCCTGCCCGCCTCCCTGGTAACTATGGCAACCACCCTCCACtcacctgccaatcacagggccacagtgtgtgtgtgtgtgtgcgcgccaggtgtggaggcggggccaagGGGATTACTTCCAGGGCGTCCTGTTGCTGGCCGAGCTCAGCACGCCGTTTGTGAGTCTGGCCAAAGTTCTGACGCAG ctctcCGCCCCcagctggagaaggagcacaCGCTGCTGTACAAGGTCAACGGCGTGCTGACGCTGCTCGTCTTCTTCGCCTGCCGGGTGGCGCTCTTCCCTTACTTGTACCTGACCTACAGCAG GTACGCGTCCGTGTCCGTTgggcgggcggtgctggaggcGCCGTGGCAGTGCAACCTGGGCGCCGCCCTGCTGTGGCCCCTGCAGCTCTACTGGATGGCGCTCATGTGCAGGCGGGCGCTCCGCCTCCTCACGGGACGCTCGCACGCCAAGGTCAAGAAGACACTGTGA
- the LOC131103352 gene encoding ceramide synthase-like isoform X5, translated as MLALMAAGGVFFPGLFLLSRLGLRVLMGWTEADATIVSVRGVSSLQAAMASAAGCVIASSCQDVMEDKHWLTEAYVSFAAPYFVYDVYAMFLCHRQRGGVQVATFVRREMLMVLHHAFMVLFCLPASLVWRRGQGDYFQGVLLLAELSTPFVSLAKVLTQLEKEHTLLYKVNGVLTLLVFFACRVALFPYLYLTYSRYASVSVGRAVLEAPWQCNLGAALLWPLQLYWMALMCRRALRLLTGRSHAKVKKTL; from the exons ATGCTGGCCCTCATGGCTGCAGGCGGTGTCTTCTTCCCGGGACTGTTCCTGCTGTCCAGGCTGGGTCTGAGGGTCCTGATGGGCTGGACTGAGGCCGACGCCACCATCGTGTCAGTGcg CGGTGTGTCGTCCCTGCAGGCCGCCATGGCGTCGGCGGCAGGATGTGTCATCGCCTCGTCTTGCCAGGACGTCATGGAGGACAA GCACTGGCTGACGGAGGCCTACGTCAGCTTCGCCGCGCCATACTTCGTCTACGATGTGTACGCCATGTTCCTGTGCCACCGCCAGCGGGGGGGCGTGCAAGTGGCGACCTTCGTGCGCAGGGAGATGCTGATGGTGCTGCATCACGCCTTCATGGTGCTCTTCTGCCTGCCCGCCTCCCTG gtgtggaggcggggccaagGGGATTACTTCCAGGGCGTCCTGTTGCTGGCCGAGCTCAGCACGCCGTTTGTGAGTCTGGCCAAAGTTCTGACGCAG ctggagaaggagcacaCGCTGCTGTACAAGGTCAACGGCGTGCTGACGCTGCTCGTCTTCTTCGCCTGCCGGGTGGCGCTCTTCCCTTACTTGTACCTGACCTACAGCAG GTACGCGTCCGTGTCCGTTgggcgggcggtgctggaggcGCCGTGGCAGTGCAACCTGGGCGCCGCCCTGCTGTGGCCCCTGCAGCTCTACTGGATGGCGCTCATGTGCAGGCGGGCGCTCCGCCTCCTCACGGGACGCTCGCACGCCAAGGTCAAGAAGACACTGTGA
- the LOC131103352 gene encoding uncharacterized protein LOC131103352 isoform X1, with protein sequence MLALMAAGGVFFPGLFLLSRLGLRVLMGWTEADATIVSVRGVSSLQAAMASAAGCVIASSCQDVMEDKHWLTEAYVSFAAPYFVYDVYAMFLCHRQRGGVQVATFVRREMLMVLHHAFMVLFCLPASLVTMATTLHSPANHRATVCVCVCAPGVEAGPRGLLPGRPVAGRAQHAVCESGQSSDAAGEGAHAAVQGQRRADAARLLRLPGGALPLLVPDLQQVRVRVRWAGGAGGAVAVQPGRRPAVAPAALLDGAHVQAGAPPPHGTLARQGQEDTVKGNLLFWSP encoded by the exons ATGCTGGCCCTCATGGCTGCAGGCGGTGTCTTCTTCCCGGGACTGTTCCTGCTGTCCAGGCTGGGTCTGAGGGTCCTGATGGGCTGGACTGAGGCCGACGCCACCATCGTGTCAGTGcg CGGTGTGTCGTCCCTGCAGGCCGCCATGGCGTCGGCGGCAGGATGTGTCATCGCCTCGTCTTGCCAGGACGTCATGGAGGACAA GCACTGGCTGACGGAGGCCTACGTCAGCTTCGCCGCGCCATACTTCGTCTACGATGTGTACGCCATGTTCCTGTGCCACCGCCAGCGGGGGGGCGTGCAAGTGGCGACCTTCGTGCGCAGGGAGATGCTGATGGTGCTGCATCACGCCTTCATGGTGCTCTTCTGCCTGCCCGCCTCCCTGGTAACTATGGCAACCACCCTCCACtcacctgccaatcacagggccacagtgtgtgtgtgtgtgtgcgcgccaggtgtggaggcggggccaagGGGATTACTTCCAGGGCGTCCTGTTGCTGGCCGAGCTCAGCACGCCGTTTGTGAGTCTGGCCAAAGTTCTGACGCAG ctggagaaggagcacaCGCTGCTGTACAAGGTCAACGGCGTGCTGACGCTGCTCGTCTTCTTCGCCTGCCGGGTGGCGCTCTTCCCTTACTTGTACCTGACCTACAGCAG GTACGCGTCCGTGTCCGTTgggcgggcggtgctggaggcGCCGTGGCAGTGCAACCTGGGCGCCGCCCTGCTGTGGCCCCTGCAGCTCTACTGGATGGCGCTCATGTGCAGGCGGGCGCTCCGCCTCCTCACGGGACGCTCGCACGCCAAGGTCAAGAAGACACTGTGAAGGGCAACCTTTTATTTTG GTCACCTTGA